The window ACATCCTCGGCGGCTTCCTGCTCTCCGAGCGCGTGATGTTCAAGCTCTCGGACAAGCTCGGCAAGCAGACCGCGCACGAGCTGGTGTACGAAGCGTCGATGCACGGCATCGAGAACGGCGTGTCGTTCGAGAAGTCGCTGATGGAGAACAAGCAGGTGCGCGAGGCGCTCACCGCGGACGAGCTCAAAGCGGTGCTCGATCCCACGACCTACACCGGCTTCGCGCCCGAGATCGTCGACCGCGTGCTCGGCGAGCAGCGCGCCAACGGATGGATGAACTGATCATGCGCAAGACTCTCATTGCATTCGCCGCGCTGGCGCTCGCCGCCGGCGCAGCCGTCGCCCAGGATACGAAGGGCTATCCCTCCAAGCCGATCCGGATGATCGTCGGTTACGCCCCCGGCGGCGGCGTCGACATCATGGCGCGCCTCATCGGTCCGCGCATCACCGAGGCGCTCGGCCAGCAGGTGATCGTCGAGAACCGCCCGGGCGCGGGGCAGAACATCGGCGCCGAGATCGCCTCGCGCGCGGCCCCCGACGGTTACACCCTGTTCCTCGCCTCCTCGGCCCTCGGCATCAACGTGAGCCTGTATCCCAAGCTTAGCTACGATCCGATCAAGAGCTTCGTGCCGATCGCGGTGTTCGCGCAGAGCCCCAACCTGCTGCTCGTGCATCCGTCGATGCCGGTCGGCACCGCCAAGGAGTTCATCGCGTTCGCCAGGAAGAACCCGGGCAAGCTCAACTTCTCCTCGTCGGGCAGCGGCAGCACCCAGCACCTCTCGGGCGAGCTCCTCAAGCTCTCGACCGGCGTGCGCATGACGCACATCCCGTACAAGGGCAGCGCGCCTTCGCTGACCGCGCTCGTCAGCGGCGAGGTCGATTTCGCGTTCAACAACATCCCGTCGGCTCAGCCTTTCCTCCAGCAGAACCGGTTGAAGGCGCTGGCGATCACCAGCCGCAAGCGATCGAAGCTGCTGCCGAACGTGCCGACGCTCATCGAATCCGGCCTCAAGGATTTCGAGGTGGCCGCGTGGTACGGCGTGCTCGCG is drawn from Burkholderiales bacterium and contains these coding sequences:
- a CDS encoding tripartite tricarboxylate transporter substrate binding protein, which produces MRKTLIAFAALALAAGAAVAQDTKGYPSKPIRMIVGYAPGGGVDIMARLIGPRITEALGQQVIVENRPGAGQNIGAEIASRAAPDGYTLFLASSALGINVSLYPKLSYDPIKSFVPIAVFAQSPNLLLVHPSMPVGTAKEFIAFARKNPGKLNFSSSGSGSTQHLSGELLKLSTGVRMTHIPYKGSAPSLTALVSGEVDFAFNNIPSAQPFLQQNRLKALAITSRKRSKLLPNVPTLIESGLKDFEVAAWYGVLAPAGTPNELVTRLNGVINAAVQSRDFNDRLAKLGADTIHESPQFFADFLKEEIERWHKVIKAAGAKPE